The proteins below come from a single Prolixibacter sp. NT017 genomic window:
- a CDS encoding uracil-xanthine permease family protein, whose amino-acid sequence MTSNNLHQQLTGWKRTVLGIQFLFVAFGATVLVPLLVGIDPAVALFTAGVGTLIFHLITRGVVPVFLGSSFAFIAPIIASSEMYGMAGTLGGLMAVGLVYAGMSALIKLRGVRFIERLFPSVVVGPVIIVIGLSLAPTAINMIQSPSAEILQTTSFGLRWLVAAVVLGTAILIVTFGKGMMKLIPIFIGMAVGYFLSVMLGIVDYSAVLAADWFSLPEFTRPEFSWGAILFMIPVAVAPIIEHVGDMYAIGGVVNKNFIEKPGLHRTLLGDGIATFFAGVMGGPPNTTYSEVTGAVSLTKVGDPKVLRIAAITAIVFSLVGKISGFLKTIPEPVLGGIMLLLFGMIASVGIKTLIDSKTNMNITRNQVIVSVVLTLGVGGATLQWGSFSLAGIGLASVVGVVLNLILPGHSLLVQESKEDDIVI is encoded by the coding sequence ATGACTTCAAACAATTTGCACCAGCAATTAACTGGCTGGAAAAGGACTGTACTGGGGATTCAGTTCCTTTTTGTCGCTTTTGGTGCCACCGTACTGGTTCCACTTCTCGTAGGAATTGACCCGGCTGTCGCGCTTTTTACCGCCGGAGTAGGTACCCTCATCTTTCATCTTATCACCCGGGGAGTCGTTCCTGTTTTTCTGGGGAGTAGCTTCGCTTTTATCGCGCCGATTATTGCCTCTTCCGAAATGTACGGCATGGCCGGAACACTTGGAGGATTAATGGCTGTCGGATTGGTTTATGCCGGTATGTCCGCGCTGATAAAACTGAGGGGAGTTCGCTTCATCGAGCGTCTGTTTCCTTCGGTAGTTGTCGGCCCGGTAATCATTGTTATCGGGCTTTCTCTTGCGCCAACGGCTATCAATATGATACAATCGCCAAGTGCTGAAATTCTGCAAACCACGTCTTTTGGCTTACGCTGGCTGGTCGCAGCAGTGGTCCTGGGAACGGCCATCCTGATTGTTACCTTTGGCAAGGGAATGATGAAACTGATTCCGATTTTTATCGGAATGGCAGTTGGTTATTTTCTCTCTGTTATGCTGGGGATTGTCGATTACTCCGCCGTACTGGCAGCCGATTGGTTTTCGTTGCCCGAATTTACCCGGCCCGAGTTTAGCTGGGGAGCCATATTGTTCATGATTCCGGTGGCCGTTGCACCTATCATCGAACATGTGGGCGATATGTACGCCATTGGCGGAGTCGTAAACAAAAACTTCATCGAGAAACCCGGCTTGCACCGGACATTGCTGGGAGATGGTATCGCCACTTTCTTCGCCGGCGTTATGGGAGGACCGCCCAACACAACTTACTCAGAGGTAACGGGTGCGGTTTCGTTAACCAAAGTGGGTGATCCTAAGGTGCTGCGTATTGCCGCTATTACCGCCATAGTTTTCTCACTTGTAGGTAAAATTTCCGGATTCCTGAAAACCATTCCCGAGCCGGTTTTGGGGGGCATCATGCTGCTCTTGTTCGGAATGATTGCATCAGTGGGTATTAAAACCTTAATCGATTCGAAAACCAACATGAACATTACCCGTAACCAGGTGATTGTTTCGGTGGTGCTTACATTGGGCGTGGGCGGTGCGACCCTGCAGTGGGGTAGCTTCTCGCTGGCCGGAATTGGCCTGGCATCTGTGGTGGGTGTTGTGCTGAATTTGATTTTGCCCGGGCACTCACTTCTTGTTCAGGAGAGCAAAGAAGATGATATTGTTATATAG
- the recJ gene encoding single-stranded-DNA-specific exonuclease RecJ, whose product MQKIWNLKQPADMNEVKHLSAALNVDMAIANLLVQRDIKTYQDARSFFRPRLTDLHDPFLMKDMDKAVKRLVEAIQSDEKVLVYGDYDVDGTTSVALMYSFLQNKLTNVDYYIPDRYMEGYGISKRGIEYAAENEYSLVVVLDCGIKAIDKIAQAKEMGVEFIICDHHNPDDEIPDAVAVLDPKQPDCNYPYKELSGCGVGFKFLQAFCRDQGIPEDVIYELLDLVVVSIASDIVPLTGENRVLAYYGLRKLNSNPSVGLKTLIKYAGMQGEIRVNDIVFRIGPRLNASGRIEHGKKSVAILMAQDEEEAEALGSEINSYNEIRKTLDQNITQEALEMIQQNDGWEKLNSTVLYNRDWHKGVVGIVASRLTEHYYRPTVILTESNGMATGSARSVGEFDLYEAIGACSDLLESYGGHMYAAGMSMKIENVPEFRRRFEEIVTESVKKVKLVPMIDIDAKVSLSDLNPKFLRVLNQFEPFGPHNMMPVFLTEDVMDYGTSRLVGRGSEHIKLDLIEANRSSSVFSGIAFSQAHHYEMIKQSLPFDICYSVTENEYRGKVYMQLNVRDMRSRLSENNDNA is encoded by the coding sequence ATGCAGAAAATCTGGAACTTAAAACAGCCGGCCGACATGAATGAGGTGAAGCACTTATCGGCAGCCTTGAATGTCGACATGGCGATTGCAAACCTATTGGTTCAGCGTGACATCAAAACCTACCAGGATGCGCGCTCTTTTTTTCGTCCCCGGCTAACCGATTTACACGACCCGTTTTTGATGAAGGACATGGACAAGGCGGTGAAACGTCTGGTTGAGGCCATTCAAAGCGACGAAAAGGTGTTGGTGTACGGCGACTATGATGTGGACGGAACCACCTCCGTTGCGCTCATGTATTCCTTCCTGCAGAATAAGCTGACGAATGTGGATTACTACATTCCCGATAGGTACATGGAGGGGTACGGTATTTCGAAGCGGGGAATTGAATATGCTGCCGAGAATGAGTACTCGCTGGTCGTGGTACTCGACTGCGGTATTAAGGCGATTGATAAGATTGCCCAGGCGAAGGAGATGGGAGTTGAATTTATCATCTGCGATCACCATAATCCCGACGACGAAATTCCGGATGCTGTAGCGGTACTCGATCCGAAACAACCGGATTGCAACTATCCTTACAAAGAGCTATCCGGGTGTGGTGTTGGATTCAAATTTCTGCAGGCTTTTTGTCGTGATCAGGGTATCCCCGAAGATGTAATTTATGAGCTGCTTGATTTAGTTGTGGTGAGTATTGCCTCGGATATCGTTCCGCTGACCGGTGAGAACCGCGTGCTGGCTTACTACGGTCTGCGCAAATTGAATTCCAATCCTTCGGTCGGCCTGAAGACCCTCATCAAATATGCGGGAATGCAAGGCGAGATTCGCGTGAATGACATTGTTTTCAGGATCGGCCCGCGATTGAATGCTTCGGGACGTATTGAGCATGGAAAGAAATCGGTGGCCATTTTGATGGCACAGGACGAAGAAGAGGCGGAAGCACTGGGCTCGGAAATCAATTCTTACAACGAAATACGCAAAACACTCGACCAAAATATTACCCAGGAAGCGCTGGAGATGATTCAGCAAAACGATGGCTGGGAAAAGCTAAATTCGACGGTGCTTTATAACCGCGACTGGCACAAAGGTGTCGTGGGAATTGTCGCGTCGAGGTTGACTGAGCACTATTACCGTCCGACGGTTATTCTAACCGAGTCAAACGGAATGGCGACCGGTTCGGCGCGTTCGGTAGGAGAATTCGATCTCTATGAAGCTATTGGCGCCTGCTCTGATTTGCTGGAATCGTACGGAGGGCACATGTATGCCGCCGGTATGTCGATGAAAATCGAAAATGTACCCGAATTTCGCCGTCGTTTCGAAGAGATTGTGACCGAATCGGTGAAAAAAGTGAAACTGGTCCCGATGATTGATATTGATGCGAAGGTGAGCCTTTCGGATTTGAATCCAAAATTTCTTCGTGTACTGAATCAGTTCGAACCGTTCGGTCCGCATAACATGATGCCGGTATTCCTTACGGAGGATGTGATGGATTACGGAACCAGCCGGTTGGTGGGGCGGGGAAGCGAGCACATCAAACTCGATTTGATTGAGGCGAATCGTTCGTCTTCTGTTTTCTCGGGAATCGCCTTTTCACAGGCGCATCATTACGAGATGATCAAACAGTCGCTGCCGTTCGATATTTGCTATTCGGTTACCGAAAATGAATACAGGGGAAAGGTGTATATGCAGTTGAATGTGCGGGATATGCGCTCCCGATTGTCGGAAAATAATGACAACGCTTAA